A window of Scomber scombrus chromosome 23, fScoSco1.1, whole genome shotgun sequence contains these coding sequences:
- the spag17 gene encoding sperm-associated antigen 17 yields MPPKAANKGSAKKPNTAVANKNWETGLIKEQFEEESWHACVCLVAGMSPEDEELIRALALAVQQPQRKLFTSVTWDTTLTMIHELGNPKTKKPDDVPVYYEVTEPAKVLLDAGEEIPCDLMAKILKFQLLQIKDNDQQRREAEQVSAEEVNAKAPPVSASKDKGGAKGSDKKGKNPPSPVGPPKKTKLKRRDDVDPPQFIDDEPDDGPQHYILLLGFYKPHLIGALDALGVHVSNVIKLNSEHSQTSEGQQEQQTSEGNEKSQPTSPDLDAAEVHDGEELPAQAKKLDLFWSDLRLVLDRGPPDTKLHDLAQLSYTVPDILPPFTTQDPEAVLELGSGIFDGVASLIYDCLDWRRQHQHYLDNMRLITVPIVVDPQPAEVVPTPPPMTPRSKKKSMRDESLSDKETAQPPLSTDVDMRYYSNLLDLVPPEVCSVPLILHCILEQVVVSAEQPVSIATHVAEEPAPHSGPWLDHQLVSYMLQSFLPLVHTEEERSRLLNSLLTTVQNQSDKERLVEKFGAEEPQRRPENPLVIRHHDGRALRLRDVSAVLGFDPAEVEMSMMKLSPVWELIHSAAQQRDSNSCWLAIKQQLQHYCADDVVPWPEVERLFHQSVFESMPLTSPDQHGILQNAARPLGVLEPTQEQTPTINPWDNPLMYAKQQLHNLRTKGPTFLTEDSTNTQQISGRVFVELDLSDIQSCRLRSLFDWHYAEHHDAAIFPQVLQLASEEYRCLDTFRGSHNNTIYIFCHNPMGPHHQCKEPWEAALHTDVKFRKYLEHVADTISDWTRQEETEREAMQLRSLSPADSPKDEKATDSATDENTLEPVIRKDSLKAWKLEQEQLKEEEMAKKSKKDNTPKGKQQKEDVKSTDAKKSQKTVASGKKSRAETAVSSAKTPTESITTAAPPVEDNKELHQTEVPFNGFTGYIMDGRLIHVSGHLQYLFPSDGGQITVENISFVEGSSLMKVAVKKDGHHFYTHINQVVTDGAKTPPKPQDINNDKKEDFKVTEPVEIKIVKQGSLSAVLDNGIHLSYSFYGSTGECTESSQDTETRAQEIFTQGSMGRDLDLSPSKTHTPTSQIRPPEFQSKVCEGQPELPSSPFNSLNLSVPNGLLLQFLREDTQGMSSEEQGVLVRQSFPLHGRGEVGQLQDPSISKELSRTVTSQGAVIRYMRDGSTEVLFADSSVSFSQDSGPVWVPDSEVKEENTAKETEDNTKEQSTEETDTQRGCWLTTIPSGARICTVGTTHKHIPTTSLLAFKATDPITHEVMLSREDLVVSVQNPDGSLSVEHADGTRITRVYQDRPPNTPPHILLHTGQQPESRTLKSTSECACGCTECVCITRCAESINENTHIQGTCGDGEEINRNGAGSICDKEGVGHVCTELSECENMCNEREKTMTENGKRSAYESDKGSVSTKERVVLVEKEGYATVVMYPERHTAHVFLADGTVITGNNNGAYQVFPSNLGLLQIHSDGKCVYSSDSLITPSPKGDTSTNQPGSYTMSHTDKVACDITDPDGNHFQVLEDGQISVLNFSPAPSTLKHHEEEPEEEEDREMARLHEKHREHSPRLFLVHEDGSGTELLSSQTVEELLYQAYSEPTIALLKEPLPDTEDEFGITIIKPSYQSVWSRWLLGKQNPDITPPNLRNRSWHDFPREEKKTLGPLFGTEIGQGLTLRERSDGSAAQRQPVRSCPKVLKLRELYQYRPFTTPLKHTVDTRLKEYIECLMEREQISEEVMVKDPRTVEECVHASDLLNLVLSFAEEEGVGHTFDKRSSVDIASLYSQGVGATVEKSDVSEDTATAASYSFAHEKESKWNERLTQYRHEICEEKACRVALRKKIVVPYFHPENIPLYQNLLQHQTPDMKRLSMHLPPIRKTDNTDIFLKDAPQENTPRPLNPTPSQSASHAGRSDKMPKKRPTNPTPQTAGDSSWKGSTGQCKAVQLDVTGKPRRTKVRLPSSILSSKPRSVPNQQFLSVEEPVRRKCRTISLTDPNVIIRGFQLLPSRVDFGTLLEGTSSAITVVMKNVGVDTCRFHVKQPSPATGLRVIYNPGPVAAGLQVELQVQLFAMCAVQAGEVDPKKNISQDIIIHTETDILYLPVTATILPERLYDIWLEDPSSTHKKSSKVLKLSSSPPAGQRVVYQRPNTLLTDPAANTGELEGVVMFLYDVNGDPMQGAALLQLVGSRALGQSRARTHARRDDTLSFSITREAAAPKTVWQVRATGFCFGCLVTFSFERRNEGWSGWSGNTERVSGEKRPKRGKGGVPPNPEQMMLICRRPRHREIGYRLAADGVTELAAPPGRSLPSDVTGVGAACARL; encoded by the exons ATGCCACCCAAGGCAGCTAACAAGGGTTCAGCCAAAAAGCCCAACACAGCGGTTGCCAACAAGAACTGGGAGACTGGTCTCATCAAGGAGCAGTTTGAAGAG GAATCAtggcatgcctgtgtgtgtttggtagcTGGGATGAGTCCAGAGGACGAGGAGCTGATCCGGGCTCTGGCCCTGGCAGTACAGCAGCCACAACGCAAACTGTTCACCTCGGTGACCTGGGACACCACCCTGACGATG ATCCATGAACTGGGGAATCCTAAAACTAAAAAACCTGACGATGTTCCTGTGTACTATGAG gttaCAGAGCCTGCAAAGGTGCTGCTGGATGCAGGAGAGGAGATTCCCTGTGATCTGATGGCAAAAATACTGAAGTTCCAGTTGCTACAGATTAAAGACAATgatcagcagaggagagaagcgGAGCAAGTGAGT GCTGAAGAGGTAAATGCAAAGGCTCCTCCTGTCTCTGCCAGCAAGGACAAAGGAGGTGCCAAGGGCTCTGACAAGAAGGGAAAGAATCCTCCCTCACCTGTGGGACCTCCCAAGAAGACTAAGCTCAAACGCAGGGATGATGTTGATCCACCTCAGTTTATAG ATGATGAGCCAGATGATGGTCCTCAACACTACATCCTGTTGCTGGGCTTCTACAAGCCCCACCTGATCGGGGCGCTTGATGCATTGGGTGTTCATGTATCCAACGTCATCAAGTTGAATTCAGAGCATTCACAAACATCTGAGGGGCAGCAGGAACAACAAACCTCTGAGGGCAACGAGAAGAGTCAGCCAACCTCTCCAGATTTGGATGCAG CAGAGGTTCATGATGGTGAAGAGCTACCTGCACAGGCCAAGAAGCTGGATCTGTTCTGGTCAGATCTGAGACTAGTTTTGGACCGCGGGCCGCCAGACACAAAGCTCCATGATTTGGCTCAGCTCAGCTACACTGTCCCAGATATCTTACCTCCCTTCACCACGCAGGACCCTGAGGCTGTG CTTGAGTTGGGAAGCGGAATCTTTGATGGTGTGGCCAGTCTTATCTATGACTGTCTGGACTGGCGCAGGCAGCATCAGCACTACCTAGACAACATGAGACTCATCACTGTACCCATTGTTGTTGATCCGCAGCCTGCAGag GTTGTACCGACCCCTCCCCCCATGACTCCACGTTCCAAGAAAAAGTCGATGCGGGATGAGAGCCTATCAGACAAAG AGACAGCGCAGCCTCCTCTCTCTACAGATGTGGACATGCGTTACTATAGCAACCTTCTGGACCTGGTTCCCCCTGAAGTCTGCTCGGTGCCCCTTATCTTGCATTGTATCCTggagcag gtggtgGTTTCTGCTGAGCAGCCTGTCTCCATTGCGACCCATGTGGCTGAGGAGCCAGCGCCTCACAGTGGTCCCTGGTTAGACCATCAGCTGGTTAGCTACATGCTGCAAAGCTTCCTGCCTCTGGTACacacagaagaggagaggagccgCCTGTTAAACAGCTTGTTGACTACAGTGCAGAATCAAAGTGACAAGGAG AGGCTTGTTGAGAAGTTTGGAGCAGAGGAGCCTCAGAGGAGGCCTGAGAACCCTCTAGTTATCAGACATCATGATGGAAGGGCACTGCGTTTAAGGGATGTAAGT GCGGTTCTGGGTTTTGATCCAGCAGAGGTGGAGATGTCCATGATGAAGCTGTCTCCAGTGTGGGAGCTGATCCACTCTGCAGCTCAGCAGAGGGACAGCAACTCCTGCTGGTTGGCAATCAAACAGCAACTGCAACACTACTGTGCAGACG ATGTTGTGCCATGGCCGGAGGTGGAGCGTTTGTTTCATCAGAGTGTGTTTGAGAGTATGCCTCTCACCAGTCCGGATCAGCACGGTATACTACAGAATGCTGCCAGACCACTGGGAGTACTGGAACCAACACAAGAACAGACACCCACAATAAACCCCTGGGACAACCCACTGATGTATGCTAAACAGCAGCTTCATAACCTACGTACAAAAG gtcccacatttctaactgaAGACTCTACTAACACACAG CAGATCAGTGGGAGAGTATTTGTTGAGCTGGACTTATCTGACATTCAAAGTTGTAGGCTGAGATCTCTGTTCGACTGGCACTATGCTGAACACCATGATGCTGCCATCTTCCCACAG GTACTCCAGTTAGCCTCAGAAGAATATCGCTGTCTGGACACCTTCAGGGGAAGCCATAACAACACCATATACATCTTCTGTCACAATCCAATGGGTCCTCATCACCAGTGCAAGGAGCCCTGGGAAGCAGCCCTTCACACTGATGTCAAGTTCAG GAAGTACCTGGAGCATGTCGCAGACACTATTTCAGATTGGACAAgacaggaagagacagagagagaagcaatGCAGCTCAGAAGTCTCAGTCCTGCTGATTCTCCAAAAG ATGAAAAGGCTACTGATTCTGCAACAGATGAGAATACTCTGGAGCCTGTCATCAGAAAAGACTCCCTTAAA GCGTGGAAGCTGGAGCAGGAGCagctgaaggaggaagagatggCTAAGAAGTCTAAGAAAGACAATACACCAAAAGGCAAGCAGCAGAAAGAGGATGTTAAGTCGACGGATGCCAAGAAAAGCCAGAAGACTGTGGCAAGTGGCAAAAAGAGTAGAGCAGAGACGGCAGTCAGCTCAGCCAAGACTCCCACAGAGTCAATTACTACTGCAGCGCCCCCTGTGGAGGACAACAAAGAATTGCATCAGACAGAGGTACCCTTTAAT gGTTTCACAGGCTACATTATGGATGGCAGATTGATCCATGTGTCAGGTCATCTCCAGTACCTTTTCCCCTCAGATGGAGGACAAATCACTGTGGAGAACATCAGCTTTGTTGAAG GTTCCAGTCTGATGAAAGTGGCTGTGAAGAAGGATGGGCATCATTtctacacacacatcaatcaagTTGTTACTGATGGGGCGAAAACTCCCCCTAAGCCTCAAGAcataaacaatgacaaaaaagaagattttaaaG TGACTGAGCCTGTGGAGATTAAAATAGTGAAGCAGGGTTCCCTCTCTGCAGTGCTGGATAATGGAATCCATCTCTCATACAGTTTTTACGGATCCACAGGAGAATGCACAG AGAGTTCCCAGGACACTGAAACAAGGGCTCAAGAGATCTTCACCCAAGGCTCTATGGGAAGAGACCTGGATTTATCTCCTTCCAAGACACACACCCCAACCAGCCAGATCAGACCTCCAGAGTTCCAG TCTAAGGTGTGTGAAGGCCAGCCAGAATTGCCGTCAAGTCCATTCAACAGTCTCAACCTGTCTGTCCCTAATGGTCTACTGCTACAATTTCTGCGAGAGGATACACAAG GAATGTCCTCAGAGGAGCAGGGTGTGTTAGTGCGACAGAGCTTTCCTCTTCATGGTCGGGGAGAGGTAGGGCAGCTTCAGGACCCTTCTATCTCCAAAGAACTGTCACGCACTGTCACCAGCCAGGGAGCCGTGATACGATACATGAGAGACGGCTCCACTGAG GTACTATTTGCAGACAGCTCTGTCAGTTTCAGCCAGGATTCTGGTCCAGTGTGGGTGCCTGACTCTGAGGTCAAGGAGGAAAACACTGCTAAAGAAACTGAGGACAACACGAAAG agcagagcacagagGAGACTGATACTCAGAGAGGGTGTTGGTTAACTACGATTCCTTCTGGGGCTCGAATCTGCACTGTTGggaccacacacaaacacataccgACCACCTCTCTCCTCGCCTTTAAGGCTACAGACCCCATCACCCATGAG GTGATGCTGAGCCGGGAGGATCTGGTGGTTTCTGTCCAGAACCCAGATGGATCTCTAAGTGTCGAACATGCGGACGGAACCAGGATCACCAGGGTCTACCAAGACAGACCACCAAACACACCGCCACACATACTGCTGCACACAG GGCAGCAGCCTGAGAGCAGGACCCTTAAATCAACTTCTGAATGTGCATGTGGCTgcacagagtgtgtgtgcatcacaCGCTGTGCGGAGAGCATTAATGAGAACACGCATATTCAGGGTACTTGTGGCGATGGGGAAGAGATTAACAGGAACGGTGCAGGGAGCATATGTGACAAGGAGGGTGTGGGACATGTTTGCACAGAGCTGAGTGAGTGTGAGAATATGTGCAATGAAAGGGAGA AGACTATGACTGAGAATGGTAAGAGAAGTGCATATGAGAGTGACAAGGGAAGTGTGTCAACCAAAGAGCGGGTGGTTTTGGTGGAGAAGGAGGGCTACGCCACCGTGGTGATGTACCCAGAGCGACACACTGCTCACGTCTTCTTGGCAGATGGAACTGTCATCACTGGGAATAACAATGGAGCCTATCAG GTGTTCCCATCCAATTTGGGGCTACTGCAGATCCACAGTGATGGCAAGTGTGTGTACTCATCCGACTCCCTTATAACCCCCAGCCCAAAGGGTGACACCTCCACTAACCAACCAGGAAGTTACACCATGAGCCACACTGACAAGGTGGCCTGTGACATTACAGACCCTGATGGGAACCACTTCCAG gtgttGGAAGATGGGCAGATATCAGTGCTGAACTTCAGCCCGGCTCCAAGCACACTGAAACATCATGAGGAGgagccagaggaggaggaagacagagaaatGGCCAGGCTtcatgaaaaacacagagaacatAGTCCCAG GCTGTTCCTTGTGCATGAAGATGGGTCAGGCACAGAACTACTGAGCTCTCAAACTGTAGAAGAGCTGCTCTACCAGGCGTACTCAGAGCCCACCATAGCACTGCTGAAGGAGCCACTGCCAGACACAGAAG ATGAGTTTGGCATTACCATCATAAAGCCTAGCTACCAGAGTGTGTGGTCTAGGTGGTTGCTAGGGAAACAGAACCCAGACATCACCCCTCCCAACCTTAGAAACCGCAGCTGGCACGACTTCCCCAGAGAAGAG AAGAAGACTCTTGGTCCTCTGTTTGGTACTGAAATAGGACAAGGTCTGACTCTGAGAGAGAGGTCCGATGGTTCTGCAGCACAACGTCAACCTGTCAGGAGCTGCCCTAAGGTCCTGAAGCTGAGGGAACTGTACCAGTACCGACCCTTTACCACTCCactcaaacatactgtagacaCTCGGCTGAAG GAATACATTGAGTGTTTAATGGAGAGGGAGCAGATATCAGAAGAGGTGATGGTTAAAGACCCTCGCACTGTGGAGGAGTGTGTCCATGCCAGTGATCTGCTCAATCTGGTCCTG TCTTttgcagaggaggagggtgtAGGTCACACTTTTGACAAGAGGAGTTCAG TGGACATAGCCAGTCTGTACAGTCAAGGAGTTGGAGCCACAGTTGAGAAGTCTGATGTTTCGGAGGACACAGCTACAGCAGCTAGTTACAG TTTTGCTCATGAAAAGGAGTCAAAATGGAATGAAAGACTCACACAATAcag ACATGAGATATGTGAGGAGAAGGCTTGTAGAGTGGCCCTAAGGAAGAAGATTGTTGTTCCATATTTCCACCCAGAAAATATTCCATTATACCAG AACCTCCTTCAGCACCAAACACCAGACATGAAGAGATTGtccatgcatctccctccaatCCGCAAGACAGACAATACTGATATTTTCCTGAAAGATGCCCCACAAGAAAACA CCCCACGACCCTTGAACCCAACACCCTCTCAATCAGCAAG TCATGCAGGAAGAAGTGACAAGATGCCTAAAAAGAGACCCACCAACCCCACGCCTCAGACTGCCG GTGACAGCAGTTGGAAGGGCTCAACTGGGCAATGTAAGGCAGTCCAGTTAGATGTTACTGGAAAGCCCAGGAGGACTAAAGTCAGATTGCCATCCTCTATCCTCAGTTCTAAACCTCGCAGTGTACCAAATCAACAG TTCCTGTCAGTGGAAGAGCCAGTGAGGAGGAAGTGTCGAACAATTTCTCTGACGGATCCAAACGTCATAATTAGGGGTTTCCAGCTCCTCCCATCCAGAGTTGACTTTGGGACACTGCTGGAGGGCACCTCGTCTGCCATTACTGTAGTGATGAAGAATGTGGGTGTTGACACATGCAG GTTCCATGTGAAACAGCCATCTCCTGCTACAGGCCTCCGGGTCATCTACAATCCTGGACCT GTGGCAGCAGGTTTGCAGGTTGAACTGCAGGTTCAGCTGTTCGCCATGTGTGCAGTCCAAGCAGGAGAGGTTGATCCAAAGAAGAATATCTCCCAGGATATCATCatccacacagagacagacatccTCTATCTGCCTGTCACTGCTA CCATCCTCCCTGAAAGGTTGTATGACATTTGGCTAGAGGACCCCAGCAGTACACACAAGAAAAGCTCCAAGGTCCTTAAACTGTCTTCCAGCCCCCCAGCTGGACAGAGAGTCGTATACCAAAGACCCAATACCCTCCTGACTGATCCTGCAGCAAACACAG GTGAATTAGAGGGGGTGGTGATGTTCCTATATGACGTCAATGGAGACCCAATGCAAGGTGCAGCCTTG CTGCAGTTGGTTGGCTCACGAGCGCTAGGTCAgtcacgcgcgcgcacacatgcacgcaggGACGACACGCTCAGCTTCAGCATCACACGAGAGGCAGCAGCACCGAAAACGGTTTGGCAGGTGAGAGCGACAGGCTTTTGCTTCGGATGCTTAGTCACATTTAGCTTTGAACGGAGAAACGAAGGATGGAGCGGGTGGAGTGGAAACACTGAGCGGGTCAGCGGGGAGAAGAGACCGAAACGAGGTAAGGGGGGGGTACCGCCAAATCCGGAGCAGATGATGCTTATTTGCCGCAGGCCCCGCCATCGTGAAATTGGATACCGACTTGCGGCGGATGGGGTGACCGAGCTCGCTGCTCCACCGGGGAGGTCCCTGCCTTCGGACGTTACCGGGGTGGGAGCTGCCTGTGCCCGGCTctaa